The DNA region atatGCTACCCACTCCGGCACTCCACCATCCTCTCCGTGCGAGTGGTGGTGACCCTTGGGAGCCTGGTGCTGGTGCGCGGGGTCGTTCTGCTGAGTCCCTTCTGCTTCCTGCTCCACaggttgtccttctgccagcagAACATCATCTCCCACTCCTACTGTGAGCACATGGCCATGGTGAAGCTGGCCTGTGGGGACACCAGAGTCAATAACATTTACGGTCTTTTTGTAGCCTTTGTGGTGGTGGGGTTTGATGTGACCGTGATCACTGTGTCCTACACCATGATCCTTCGAGCGGTAATGAGGCTGCCATCCACAGAGGCAAGGCTCAAGGCCttcagcacttgtgcatcccataTCTGTGTCATCTTGGCACTTTACATCCCTGCCCTCTTCACGTTCCTCACCCACCGGTTTGGGCACAGCATCCCTCACCATGTCCATATAATGGTGGCCAATCTCTACCTGCTGGTGCCCCCCACCTTGAACCCCATTGTTTATGGGGTGAGAACCAAACAGATCCGGGACAGAGTGGTCCTCCTCTTCCAGCACAAGGCAACCTGACTCACCTCTTTCTGCCTGCTTGCCTACTGAGAGCAGGCAGCTCTCACTGTGGTACCTGAGTGCTGGTGAGTTGCACCTCACAGCATGGGAAAGCCCTTCTAGGACCTTCCTAAAGCTGCCCTTCACTGCCCCCATCCTCACTGTGTGGGGCTAGGGGTGAAGTGCCCCTGCACGTGGGTGTGTGTTACTTCCTATGTGCAGACCCTCTGATTCTTCCCTCACATGCTggtatttggggagggggtgatGTGAGAAGAAGAGacaattcagggagaaagataagggggcacaagggaaaaacagtacgtggcagccaaagcacaccaccttttgcaacatgagtaatgaactagctggtgaagggcAGACAGTTTGtcccagctgcacggcggaggagggagcgatatggaggtatcacggtctgcccctgaccacaaagggttgcatcccaaaaaataattgctgctcacaggctaactgttgacctataatacccctagcctcattatccctgcttaccatattaaaaatcatgccctttgctgcataatgatatgtaaataaggggggcatacccccaacaaccgcgcaaatggcaatccagccaatgaagtatgtctgccacacttccacatcccaccttcagcaactataaaacagagggtagctcactaaagtttttggaagggaagaaaattgaaccgccgacctgttcactggagattgctgacgagcgaacctccttttccctcccccaaacagggacgcctctttggtaagacttgcgcctctgacaaaagtcggacgttacccgggaaaatatattattactgaaagcgcttaattgttagtttgagctcatagaaagaaaatttgtagcagcaagtgcatttatcaatggcaattccgaacctgttgtatctgtcgctttaataaaatcttttctttttactttgcgaaactgacccagggaaagtcctcaaacaggggggctctggcaggcaaacataaattataaagataaggaggggccttccgtccctccctttcacgcaacAGGGGAACTGACATTGCACAGTTCttgaaaatatatatctataacaCCAAATCTCCAACAGCTACTGATGTCCCATGAGCATTTTCGGTTCTTTCTTTTGGTGCATTTGGGCAGACATCCTTACACCTCTGTGCTTCCCTCCTGCTGTGCTGTTGTGGGGGCGCTGGGCTGCCCAAGGAGAGCACCAGTTCCTGAGCGGTGCCCTGTGGGacctgctcagctctgctgctcccccAGAAGCGCTACGGAGGGAGTTACACATCTCGCACCTgcccagggaggtggcaggagcgCGCTGGCCCTGTGGCCTGGGGACCACAGCTCACACAGCGGTAACAGCGCTTCCCCTCTGCTCACTAACGCTTACAACAGATTAGCCAAATATCCTTCCGTGATGGCTCAGGTAAGCTGTCGTCTTTTAGGGTGGCAGATGGACTACAAGatctcctgaggttccttccattcctgcttttcatatttCTATATAAACTTTCACCTTAAATATATACACTCTATCGCTGTCCTCCGTCTTGTTTGTTGTCTACATTTTGAGAATCCTCATCGGCATGTAGGACAGCTGCTTCTGTCTAGTGTTATGATGAACTTCACTAAGCAGAAATTAGGGGGCTTGCACTCCTCTGTATGGTTTTAGCAATAATAAATGCCTGTGTTTTGTTAAAGAAGTACCAGCGCTGTTGATCTTCCTGTGTTTTCATCAGTAAATTGCTCATAGAGTGAGCTGCTGTTCACATTCCTCAGGTATGCAACGGAAGGGTGTGTATGCTTGTTTTCCTTGACCATGCTGGATTTTAGGCAGGCTTTGGGTCCTGTGAGTCCTGCCCACTGAACAGCACCAAAACAAATATCACTCCTGCGACGGCTGAGGTCCTGAGTGACTTTGTGTAGAAATGTTGCTGTGAAACCTCCCCAGAGCCCGGGTACACGCAGAGGGTCCCGGCAGAGAGATGCCCATGCACGGGTGGGGTTTTCT from Apteryx mantelli isolate bAptMan1 chromosome 1, bAptMan1.hap1, whole genome shotgun sequence includes:
- the LOC136991074 gene encoding olfactory receptor 52R1-like: MSSLNSTTLYHPPAFLLVGIPGLEKEQFWIAFPFGMMYAIAVLGNTTLLVFIKTEPSLHEPMYLFLAMLSFTDLVLSTSSVPKMLSVFWLGSREISFVSCLTQLFFIHTFSSLESGVLMAMALDRYVAICYPLRHSTILSVRVVVTLGSLVLVRGVVLLSPFCFLLHRLSFCQQNIISHSYCEHMAMVKLACGDTRVNNIYGLFVAFVVVGFDVTVITVSYTMILRAVMRLPSTEARLKAFSTCASHICVILALYIPALFTFLTHRFGHSIPHHVHIMVANLYLLVPPTLNPIVYGVRTKQIRDRVVLLFQHKAT